A stretch of DNA from Salvelinus sp. IW2-2015 linkage group LG20, ASM291031v2, whole genome shotgun sequence:
CTAGACTGGAACATCACACAGGGTAAGAGTCACATACTCGTTTATTAAGCATTCTTTGTTTCTGAAATTTGGACCATGGCAAAAAGTTATACAGtaaggtggtgttgtgtgtgtttaattttCCTTTACTCCAGCTCCTTACATGCTGATCCTGGAGTCGGTGAGCAGTGGGACCCTGCGCAGTTTCCTGCAAGTGAATCAACATCAACTGAGCAGGGACAGTGAACTGCAAAAGCACTTCACCACAGCAGCATATCACATTGCCCATGCAATGAGACACCTGCGCTCTAAAATGGTACATTAGAATCCTTCCAAAAATCCATCAACAATGTAATATATGTAGCttttgtctgtggtcaccacacATACATATTTGACTACAGTCCCCATCATCTCTGTTGCATAATTGTTCATACTCCAGGTGGTGCACTGTGACCTAGCCCTGAGGAACATCATGGTGAACCATTTCCCCAGAGAGGTGAAGCTGGCAGAGTTTGGACTGGCCCAAGACCTGACTCTTATGAGGAGCCGTCGCAGCAGCCACAAAGGAGACCACATGGTGAGGAGGACTGTCTTGGAGTCACTGAAACGTTGTGACCAGAGCATAATTTAACTTGGCTGTTCTTTTTGGTTCTGTTCGCAGCAAAATGTGCCCCTGCGTTGGTATCCCCCAGAGTACTTCAGAAACAACTACTACAGCTTCAAAGGGGATGTCTGGGCATTTGGCATTGTGCTGTGGGAGATGCAAACATTTGGTAAAATGGAAAGAGCACCTGAGATTAACTGAGAAAAATGTATTCACTAACGtattaataatttatttttattttttagggggtagatcagattTAATATTaaagatagattgtagcttccatcaatgtaattgtctgcatcatttccaatccccaatatatatttttttgtaaatgtatacagcaccagtcaaaagtttggacacacctactcattcaagggtttttctttatttttactattctctacattgtagatttttaactttgctgtttcacaaaagttttgAAAATATATCAATttaacagacacagtatattttacatttgttatcttgttgttattagtcccacccttcagctccattcaacccctcccatctagctcttaacaccatccatactggatttctatttgccatgtaTTTTTTAACAGTGCTGTAATGATTCGTCTTAATCTTAGGGACCTTACCATATCCCAACCTGGAGACTTCAGAGTTGGTGGTGCGCTACATCTGCTCTGGACACAAGAATTCAGAACCAGAGACATGTAGGCCAGAGATGTGAGTAATGATCCCCCCCCCTTCAGATACTTTTTTTACATGGAATATTTCCAGGCATATCTGACTGCTCATGTGTATTTGCATGATACTGGTGCgctagtaaactcagcaaaagaagaaacatcccttttttaggaccctgtctttcaaagataattcataaaaatccaaataacttcacagatcttcattgtaaagggtttaaacactatttcccatgcttgttcaatgaaccataaacaattaatgaacatgcacctgtggaacggtcattaagacactaacagcttacagacggtaggcaWttaaggtcacagttatgaaaacttaggacactaaagaggcctttctactgactctgaaaaataccaaaagaaagatgcccagggtccctgctcatctgcgtgaacgtgccttagatgtggccagggaaataaattgcaatgtctgtactgtgagacgcctaagatagcgctacagggagacaggacggacagctgatcgtcctcgcagtggcagaccacgtgtaacagcacctgcacaggatcggtacatccgaacatcacacctgcgggacaggtacaggatggcaacaacacctgcccgagttacaccaggaccgcacaatccctccatcagtgctcagactgtccacaataggctgagagaggctggactgagggcttgtaggcctgttgtaaggcaggtcctcaccagacatcaccagcaacaacgttaCCTATGGGcaaaaacccaccatcgctggactaGACAGGACKgtcaaaaagtgctcttcactgacgagtcgcagttttgtctcaccaggggtggtcggatttgcgtttattgtcaaaggaatgagcgttacaccgaggcctgtactctggagcgggatcgatttggaggcggagggtccgtcatagtctggggcggtgtgtcacagcatcatcggactgaacttgttatcattgcaggcaatctcaacactgtgcgttacagggaacacatcctcctccctcatgttgtacccttcctgcaggctcatcctgacatgcattgtctagcatgacaatgccaccagccatactgctcgttctgtgcgtgatttcctgcaagacaggaatgacagtattctgccatggccagcgaagagcccggatctcaattccattgagcatgtctgggacctgttggatcggagggtgagggctagggccattccccccagaaatgtccgggaacttgcaggtgccttggtggaggagtggggtaacatctcacagcaagaactggcaaatctggtgcagtccatgagaaggagatgcactgtagcacttaatgcagctggtggccacaccagatactgactgttacttttgattttgaccccccctttgttcagggacacattatcccatttctgttagtcacatgtctgtggaacttgttcagtttatgtctcagttgttgaatcttgttatgtttatacaaatatttacacatgttaagtttgctgaaaataaacacagttgacagtgagaggacatttctttttttgctgagtttatatggatCCCCTTTCCTTCTAGACTGCAGATGATGAGKGACTGCTGGCTGGAGCCCTACACCCAAAGGCCCTCCTTCAACGACATAGTCAGTGTCCTGGAGAACATCCTGGAGGATGATGCAGTGAGTGTGGCGTTTTCAGTTACCGTTCCCGTTGCATCTCTTATCGTTCTCTGTGGTAAAAACGTATTTAAGAGGCAATCTAGGCATGCAAAATGTTACCTTTCCATGCAGTTATTTGTGTTTGTATATTGTTTGCAGGATTACATCAAAGTGAACAACGGACTAGCCAATGTTGGATATGGTGACCAAGATCAAATCTGCCTTACTCTCCTTCATGACGACTGAATAtgtgcagagaggaagaggtgaagcctCAGTATATAGATCATCTTTGATATGTGCGACAAGTTACTTCATGCATAACATGTTTGGATGTGCATGTTTGCAAAATCTGCTTTTACTTAGGGAAGTAGGTCTACTACAATGaccttacactgagtgtacaaaacattaggaacagctacttaatattgagttgcacccccttttgctctcagaacagcctcaattcgtcggggcatggactacaaggtgtcaaaagcattccacatggatgctggcccatgttcacctcaatgcttcccacagttgtgtcaagttggctggatgtcctttgggtggtggaccatttttgatacatacaggaaactgttgagagtgaaaaacccagcagtgttgcagttcttgagacactcaaaccggtgcgcccggcacctactacaataccctgtataaaggcacttaaatcttttgtcttgtccattcaccctcagaatagcacacatacacaatccatgtctcacttgtcaaggcttaaaaatccttctttaacctgtctcctcccattcatctacactgattgaagtggatttaacaagtgaaatcaatatcagatcatagctttcacctggttcaACTCCAGGTGTCATAAAtgcatgaccctccccttgtactgtaaagtAAATGGAACACCccccctcatagaattaactaaaataacaataactgtagcgaccttgtgtttataaacgtggatatcaACTTTGCCACTTCTGCATGTTTTTGTGGCACAGTTGGTGTCatgcagggctacgggccagaaggttgaggatTTGCTGACAACCACAGaagagctcactctccctgcctgtttcgtTACTTCAAGATCAAAGCCggttgcagacaatgatcagctagggggaatcagattttcaacattttgatgccatattttttataatataaaatatatgcaacaaattttccaccaacaggtttatgtgccaatgcaccacacaaccaataaacaaaacataccgaCTTCTGGTCTTCAATATCACGGTTTTCATTTTCAACACAACAATAAATATACCGtctcgacaaacagaaaacacatccctccctaccttagGCTTACCAAGTATCAAAggtttggcttgacaatctctgaatgtcattaaaCTTTTTGGTCTCTTTCTGTTTATCAAATTGCAGCTGGACAGTTTGGATTGAtttatttgtcagtaaaaaaaatacatatacagtataaacaaATAATTGTAAAAGTGACtgggattgcacaataaagtcagggactaatttccattgtggtccctacatttgctgcagcatatgcTAGTAATATATGGACTAAATGCGtgtctaatttacacatctccatctggctttcgggggtcaacctatttttttattgtaaacatgatgttttatttatttgagctGTATAGTTTTTTCATATCAGTTGAATATTGTTGCTAAAAATCCCATTTGGGGAAAtattaatggtggaaaaacgattggaaactTCGGTTTTATGGGTATTGTAKCGACCCGCACAGACAGTCAGTGTGTTATGTGGTAGGGTAGTAgagggttgtgttgtactgaccagtacccagtgttcgcggggtccgacatgccaatcaacctgctatctgccaatcacgggaatgcctggaatgttctgatgccgggcatcctggcggttggcggagtggcgtggaggggggttgggcagggggatggagcattggaagttaagaccaggtttagcctttgttctccctctttttcgtctgggcttcacaagagaaggtcacgattggcttgtgggttatctgtcatttatttggcgtgtgctacggcccaaacagtagcctgtgtaaagttggtttaataaaccgtcaattcgcaaactcaagcctctgtctggacaattgttcatttatgatcttgtcaggtcattacagtattatgactcatactgtggtactctattcaaTCCACACTCAAAGAGATTTGTTTACTGGAGATTGTTTCATTTacttacccaagagagcatagctacatctatgggcatttatgtttttctgtcttgTGTAATGTGCGGTAGCCTATCATAGGCTATGtattggtaaaaataaataatagataaTGGCACAATCCTTTGGGctttttgggcttgggctcataaaatgCCTTTAATGTAGggattataaaataaatatatttattgtatggctcatcaggctcaagTAGTATCAGACTTGATTTTACAagctgatcaaagctctaatcaaattcAGACATATGCTTTAGAATGACACTTCCGGTCATGAATACYACTGGTTTAGGGCCAAAGTGGGATGGGGTGCAATTTCAGTTTTTCCCATGTCCCCTTTTTTTGGGCAAAATGTGCAATCCGCACTCCGACCTGCGAAAGGCAGCAATACGCAACAAAGCTTCGAGTCTGCCGGAAAGCCACACGAATAAGATATATTTACCACTGATATAAAGGTGGGAGGAAAACTAAAGAGAGGAAAATACAATTCAGGGTAAGTTACCAGGTCATTTAAGTTATTTACACACGGGTGTGTTTATAATGGGATAATAATGGTGTTAcgagtcaactagctagctagcaaacattagctagctagcttgccaacTCGATTCATTTTGACGGCATATAAGCTATGACACACAATCTAATGTTAGTTATAAAGCTAGATAGATAGACGTGTGCCACACGTGATTAGATATAAATAGTGATAGCCTAgaaaactaacgttagctggctacatTCCAAGAAACTGTATTTTCTTCTGTAGAGCTTGCTAGATGTGCTGTCCTCTGTCCCTCATTTTTATTGCATAGTAGCATCTAGCTAATATGCAGTGGGCCCTTACCTAACTAGCATACAGTTTGTGTTGCCTGTAGCCTTGGATTCCTGGTGGGAGGAGCTGAAATCTCTGCATAACAATCGTTGCCAGTAGCTAGCTAGCGGTTGGCAACCATATGCCTGCTATATTTTTGTAATCAGATGAGATCTATCTAATGCAGACCATTTAAACACTGATAAATGGACTCAGTCTCCATACATttgtgtatgttgtggtaaacAAACACCTGTAGGCCTACCTCTGTGTGATTTCCTGTTTATGTTTCCCCACATACCAAAAAGTGGCTCTCAGCTCTCTGCTATGTCTTTGGAGAAGACCTCCGATCTGGCCAATGAGAACACATGTCTGCCGTCCTCACTGACCCTTGACCTCCGCTCCCCACATAGTGCTCTGCTTGATTCTGACCTGAGCAAGAAGGCCAAAGGCACCACCTCCACCAAGAAGCGCCACAATTATGCCACATCTACTCCTCTGGATCTGCTGAATGGCACCAAGGGCGGCAATGACATCGATGAGGATGAGTGCAGTCagcagcgagaggaggagagggtccgGAACCAGGAGAACGAGCAGGGCCAGCACAGCACAGGGACCAATGCCAAGTGGCTCAAGGAGGATCAGAATCAACTGCGCAAGGTGGCAGAGAGGCAGCAGGACCAGAATAGAAATTCTGACCAAGATCTGAATCACAACGAGAGCCCAGAAGGAAACCCCAACCAGAACTCTTTAGTGGTGGACCAGCAGGTGGAGGTCAGTGAGCAGAATCACTCTTCTAAGACCCTGAGGTCCCTGTGCTCTGACCTGAATGAGCCTCTGCTGATCGAAACCTCAGAAGCCCCTCATGGgaaagaggaagatgaggaagagccTCTACTTCTTCCAAGTGGTGGAGAGAGGGACACAGACTCGTCTGAGGCGCAAAGTAGCAGCGAGTCTCGGCGAGATGACAGTAGAGAAGTCAAGGAAACCTGCCTGCTGTTTCAGGGCAGAAATGCAGCACCCAGTGATGAGGACTCCAGCTGTATGTCACTGTCTCAGGGCAGCACAGCCAACAGCACGCCGGATGGTGACCCAGGTAAGAGGGGCAACAAAATATCTTAACAATGGATGGGCTTTGAGTGCAGGGTTGTGTATAAGACTTGTgctttgcttttgccgtaaacaGGGATTGTGATACAATCAAATTGTTTTCCGGGTTTGAGCATTTATTGTCATCTCTTATTTCCTAGTTATCTCTTTACATTTATCTCACTTGTTCCTCCTCGTTGTATAGAATCTTACTGGGATCGCAGTGCGTTTGAGACTGACACAGACCTGCCTGCGGGGTGGATGCGGGTCAGAGACGAGTCCGGTACCTACTACTGGCACATCCCCACAGGCACCACCCAGTGGGAGCCCCCCTCTCCCCTAGAGGAGGGAGAAGCCCCAGAGAGACCCTCCAGTACCTCCCCTGTCATCACACCCAGTGAGGAGCCACAGGTGAGAGCTAGAGGGCAGAGAGAGTTTAGTTTATTATGATCCACATTAGCTACTGCACGTGCAGCATCTACTCTTACTGGTGTCcacataaaatgtacaaatacatgacaaagtacagttataagatattacatttcaaataaataaattaaaagctttgctaggtctttctttgctgcatcTGACTATATTACCGgaaagtaatcaagatgggacaagaccagagcctgaacaaaTAGTACAGTTGATCTTTGTGTCAAAAACGCAGATTATCTTTTTATAGCAGACATACCTCTCGTCATCTTCACAGCAACTTTGTCATTATAacttgaccatgataactgaccatccaatgttactaCTAGGAGTTCAGCTTTCTCAACTTGTTCAATGGCCACACCCTTTATGCACatctccagttgaggtttaggtcttagagaatgttttgaaccaaatacaatgcttttagatgtatttaagaccagtttattgttAATTACCTGTTCTGACACTAACTGTAACTCCTTCCTAAGAGTCTCAGTGARCTCACTGGCTGTAGGTGCTGATGTGCAGAGTGTgtgcaatcatcagcatacatactCATTTTAAGTTCTTGGAAGAcaagtggcaaatcatttgtaaaaatagaggtactgtatatatctaatGTTAGAGAAGTTTCCATTGAAGAATATTCTATTGGATAAGTaactccaaccatgtgatggcagggGACGTAAAGCCGTAACAAGTTCGTTTTTTCAATAAGAAAttataacatcaaaggctgcactgaaatctaacaatacatcTCCAAATAGGGCttttgcggtgaccgtattaccgccgcACCGGCAGTYATGAGTCATGACCGCaataaaattccacgtgaccattgagtcacggtaatctccttttatgcactctggacatgcgttggtagtacccaactcgctaacaACCATtaggtcgctaatggcctggtactcggcgatctattgtccctctaaccactctgacatcagtgTAAATACaattgaaaatcacatcaaacactatCACTATTACtatcaaaacagtatcatgcttttaaaactcaccgcACAGTTATTGATCAATTTGAaaaaagttcaacaacaggttgaaactgagtggaaaacatggttgttgtggatgttgtttcaaagcttaACACAACGAAATGTACAGTGCTTTCTAAGGCAAAGATTCATTTGGCttagttagcctacaattagagTGAATTTGAGGATAAGGATAAAAAAWatatattttcataattaataggctgacaatACCTtaactacagaatatctcactACTATGTGTTTCCATCTTCTCTCTATCCTTCATTCTTTTCTCGAGCTGCAAAGAGAGGGGCTGACAACAGAAATATGTTTAGTTGTGAAAACGATGTTcctgaacagatttcacttggtttcccaaattaagcactgggtagctgcaggaacagggttggagagcccatggcatacaaaGTTTGGGGTTGATGGCATACAAAGTTTGGGGTTGATGGCATACAAAGTTTGGGGTTGATGGCATACAAAGTTTGGGGTTGATGNNNNNNNNNNATGGCATACAAAGTTTGGGGTTGATGGCATACAAAGTTTGGGGTTGATGGCATACAAAGTTTGGGGTTGATGGCATACAAAGTTTGGGGTTGATGGCATACAAACAGGGGTTGATGGCATACAAACAGGGGTTGATGGAGTGAAATAACCGGAGGAGCCTATCCGGAATGATTAAAAAAGAGCCGCCTGGAAAGGTGCCCCTGTTCCTTCCCacttgataatgggccattctaaatctaaactgATTTGACTtaatagtaaagacaagattacattgagaatagtctgatgggtgaaaatatgatcacttgaggAGAGAACGGTGTGTGCAGCCTGAagcaaggaacagagcgcaagctttttttgttgttgttgagactttctcaaatcatcaatagcctatagtcaaatcatgcagcccatatgttTTTATTTCTAAGGTTTGTaccattcacaactaaagttgccaaataactctaaatctaacaaatacagttgaagttggaagtttacatacaccttagccaaatacatttaaactccgtttttcacaattcctgacatttaaaactagtaaaaattccctgtcttaggtcagttaggatcatcactttattttaagaatgtgaaatgtcagaataatagtagagtgatttatttcagattttagttctttcattacattcccagtgggtcagaagtttacatacactcaattagtatttggtagcattgcctttaaatagtttaacttgggtcaaacattttgggaagccttccacaagcttcccacaataagtttggtgaattttggcccattcctcctgacagagctggtgcaactgagtcaggtttgtagacctccttgctcgcacacgctttttcagttctgcccacaaatgttctatacgattgaagtcagggctttgtgatggccactccaataccttgactttgttgtccttaagccattttgcaacaactttggaagtatgcttggggtcattgtccatttggaagacccagctttaacttcctgactgatatcttgagatgttgcttcaatatatccacataattttcctcctcatgatgccatctattttgtgcagtgcaccagtccctcctgcagcaaagcacccccacaacatgaagctgccaccactgtgcttcatggtttggatggtgttcttcggcttgcaagcctccccctttttcctccaatcataacgatggtcattatggccaaacagttctatttttgtttcatcagaccagaggacatttctccaaaaagtaccatctttgtctccatgtgcagttgcaaaccgtagtctgactttttttatggcggttttggagcagtggcttcttccttgcgtagcggcctttcaggttatgtcgatatagaactcgttttactgtggatatggatactttcgtacctgtttcctgcagcatcttcacagagtcctttgctgttgttctgggattgatttgcacttttcgYagcaaagtacgttcatttctaggagacagaacgcgtctccttcctgagtggtatgacggctgcgtggtcccatggtgtttatacttgtgtactattgtttgtacagacgaatgtcgtaccttcaggcatttggaaatttctcccaaggatgaaccagacttgtggaggactacaattagtttttctgaggtcttggctgatttcttttgattttcccatgatgtcaagcaaagaggcactgagtttgacggtaggccttgaaatacatccacaggtacacctccaattgactcaaattatgtcaattagcctatcagaaccttctaatgccatgacatcattttctggaattttccaagctgtttaaaggcacggtcaacttagtgtatgtaagcgtctgacccactggaattgtgatacagtgaaataatctgtctgtaaacaattgttggaaaaatgacttgtgtcatgcacaaagtagatgtcctaaccgacttgccaaatctatagtttgttaacaagaaatttgtggagtggttggaaaaacaagttttaatgactccaacctaagtgtatgtaaacttccgacttcaaatgtaggaCCGGTTTGAAATGATCACTTTTGCGTTCAACATAGCCACTtcgctccggaatgggaaaaatattttttatatattttttcagctaagttcaattttattcttcttactataaggtcatataatataaaattatGGCACAGGACTTATAAgaatatcttgtctgctaaatggacAAGCCTGTGGCATGGCACATAGCCATGTaatatacagtaggccaactcatattctgctcttctgaaatacattttcttcatatcgttGTTtatttagacctgcctaaaataaataatggattttttctgatggtgtatattaaattgattttattaaacTTTTTTTATTAGATTCAATGGCGCACATCTGTGGCTTGAATACAgcttggaggcctggagatgttAAACGTGTTTATTTTAATTAACTGTcagttaccgtgagaccggcagtcttttgcatgacaataaccggctgataaaatgtaatgaccgccacagccctcgCTCCAACTACAGTATCtgattatacatttattttagccaatcatcagtcatctcaGTCAGTGCAttacaagttgagtgccctttCCTATTTGCATGCTTGTTCTTTTGAAAAATatcatatattttttgttcaaacacaattttctCCATCAGTTTTCgaagaacaggcagcaaactgattgggcggctgttagaccagcaaagggtgctttactatttttaggcagtggaattactttagcttccttccatgTCTGTGGACACTAGGTTTTGGCCTGCCTGTGTCAATTAGAGCCACACAGTCATTGTATTTCCATTTAAGCTCCCACTGCTAGTGCTAACGGATTTAGTTTCCTACTTCTAATTGGTCCTTGTCtctattttgtattttcagttgACGTGGAGTAGTCTCACCCAGTCCCGCCCCAACAGGTTTAATGACGAGGAGTTCTGGAAGGTAAGTGCCAAATGTACTTGAAACAAACCTAACATCAATGCAGTTTGCAAACCTTCATTCAGAGATTTTCAATGTTTAGATATCAACTGCTTATTAATTTTTATCTCAAATGTGGAAATGTGACTTCTTACTGTTGTTGGTATGTCTTCAGGAGGAAGATGCAATGGCTGATCAGACCCTGAAGGATTTTGAAGGAGCCACATTGCGTTATGCGTCTATCAATCTCaggtgagccccccccccccccctttcaggtACAGTGTATTATCATTATATGCTTATATTGTCTGATTCCTTTCACATCCAGCTGTTCACAGTCTGAAGGAAAGGAGAAGATGAACTCACTCATCAATGACCTGGACGCTAAGGTATGTGCTCTCACTCAGACAAATAGTTATAACCAATCATTCCACTCCCATCCCACATACACTTTTTTCTCTTTTAACACTCAACATGCTCTTaatcactctttccctctcctcgtgTCTCTCAAAAGGTTTTTGCGGTGCGGTCTCTGGGCTGGGTGGAGATATCAGAGGAGGAGATGGCTCCAGGGAAGAGCAGCGTGGCTGTCAACAACTGCATCAGACAGCTCTCTTACCACAAACACAACCTGCACGACACGGCTGGGATCTGGGGAGAGGTCAGAGAATGGCTTGTGTGTGGGAATATTACCTGGATAGTGTTGGTAGAACAATGTTAAGAGGAATGTTCTGTAATGTGTTTTCACACAGGGAAAAGACATGCTCCTTGTTCTGGAGAATGAGACCTTGAACCTGATTGATCCTTTGGGCCAGACTCTGCTGCACACCCAGCCTATCGTCAGCATCCGAGTGTGGGGAGTGGGCCGGGACAACGGCAGGTCAGTCCCCTGCTACTCTAACTACACTTCACAAAACCAAAACGcaacttgtaaagtgttggtcccaagtttcatgagctgaaaataaaGATCCTAAACagtttccatacgcacaaaaagcttatttcgctcaaactttgtgcacaaatttgtttacatccctgttagtgagcatttttcctttgccaaattaatacctgacagatgtggcatatcaacaagctgattaaacagtatggccgttacacaggtgcaccttgtgctggggttgtccagttttgtcacacgacacaatgtcacagatgtcaagttttgagggagcgtgcagtgaatgtccaccagagttgttgccagagaattgaatgttcatttctctaccataagccgcctctaatGTTGTTTTTAGAGCATTTTTGCAGTAcgcccaaccagcctcacaaccgcagaccatgtgtatggcgttgtgtgggagagtggtttgctgatgttaacgttgtgaacagagaaccccaccaccacggggcaATGTTATGGGCAGTCATAAGCTATGGaccacgaacacaattgcattttaacgaTGGCAATTTGAGATCACAGAGaaaccgtgatgagatcctgaatcccattgtcgtgccattcatccgccgccatcatctcatgtttcagcatgataatgcacgg
This window harbors:
- the LOC111981927 gene encoding amyloid beta precursor protein binding family B member 1 isoform X1, which codes for MSLEKTSDLANENTCLPSSLTLDLRSPHSALLDSDLSKKAKGTTSTKKRHNYATSTPLDLLNGTKGGNDIDEDECSQQREEERVRNQENEQGQHSTGTNAKWLKEDQNQLRKVAERQQDQNRNSDQDLNHNESPEGNPNQNSLVVDQQVEVSEQNHSSKTLRSLCSDLNEPLLIETSEAPHGKEEDEEEPLLLPSGGERDTDSSEAQSSSESRRDDSREVKETCLLFQGRNAAPSDEDSSCMSLSQGSTANSTPDGDPESYWDRSAFETDTDLPAGWMRVRDESGTYYWHIPTGTTQWEPPSPLEEGEAPERPSSTSPVITPSEEPQLTWSSLTQSRPNRFNDEEFWKEEDAMADQTLKDFEGATLRYASINLSCSQSEGKEKMNSLINDLDAKVFAVRSLGWVEISEEEMAPGKSSVAVNNCIRQLSYHKHNLHDTAGIWGEGKDMLLVLENETLNLIDPLGQTLLHTQPIVSIRVWGVGRDNGRDFAYVARDKLTHVLKCHVFRCDTPAKNIATSMHDICSKIMAQRKSSKSSLNRLNIDPSKLVDIPFQEFPAPKNELVQSFQVRYLGNVPVAKPVGKERFGMDLVNVALNTAINSKEKEEWTPVTVNVASATLTIVTAETEEVLSECRVRFLSFMGVGKDVHTFAFIMAEGPGDFICHMFWCEPNAASLSEAVQAACMLRYQKCLDARPPSTSSCLPGPPADSVARRVGSSVKKGVQSLLGSFKRSGSQTP
- the LOC111981927 gene encoding amyloid beta precursor protein binding family B member 1 isoform X2, yielding MSLEKTSDLANENTCLPSSLTLDLRSPHSALLDSDLSKKAKGTTSTKKRHNYATSTPLDLLNGTKGGNDIDEDECSQQREEERVRNQENEQGQHSTGTNAKWLKEDQNQLRKVAERQQDQNRNSDQDLNHNESPEGNPNQNSLVVDQQVEVSEQNHSSKTLRSLCSDLNEPLLIETSEAPHGKEEDEEEPLLLPSGGERDTDSSEAQSSSESRRDDSREVKETCLLFQGRNAAPSDEDSSCMSLSQGSTANSTPDGDPESYWDRSAFETDTDLPAGWMRVRDESGTYYWHIPTGTTQWEPPSPLEEGEAPERPSSTSPVITPSEEPQLTWSSLTQSRPNRFNDEEFWKEEDAMADQTLKDFEGATLRYASINLSCSQSEGKEKMNSLINDLDAKVFAVRSLGWVEISEEEMAPGKSSVAVNNCIRQLSYHKHNLHDTAGIWGEGKDMLLVLENETLNLIDPLGQTLLHTQPIVSIRVWGVGRDNGRDFAYVARDKLTHVLKCHVFRCDTPAKNIATSMHDICSKIMAQRKSSKSSLNRLNIDPSKLVDIPFQEFPAPKNELVQSFQVRYLGNVPVAKPVGMDLVNVALNTAINSKEKEEWTPVTVNVASATLTIVTAETEEVLSECRVRFLSFMGVGKDVHTFAFIMAEGPGDFICHMFWCEPNAASLSEAVQAACMLRYQKCLDARPPSTSSCLPGPPADSVARRVGSSVKKGVQSLLGSFKRSGSQTP